The window CTGCGCGCGGACCACATCCTGGTCACCCACGGCCACTACGACCACCTCACCGACGTCCCGTACCTGGCCCGACGCACCGGCGCAACGGTCTTCGGGAGCGAGACTCATTTGAGTCTCATGGCGGCGCTGGGTGCCCCGGAGGACCAGCTGGCGATCGCGAGCGGCGGCGAGGACCTGACGTTCGACGGCTACTCGATTCGCATCCTGAGGTCCCTGCACTCGGCGACCGGCACCCGGGCGCGAGTGCCGTTCCCGGGCTCGCGGACGCTGTCCCGCCGCGACCGCCCGCGGGTGATCGAGGACCTGGTCGAGGGCGGCACACTGGCGTACGCCGTCTCGGGTGGCGGCGCGAGCGTGCTGAACTTCGGCGGCTCGAACTACGTCGAGTCCGAGTTGGCGGGCCTCCACCCGGACGTGGTGCTGCTACCGGTGGGCGGCGCGAAGGTGACGCAGTACGTGCCGCGCCTGCTGCGCACGCTGGGCAACCCGAGGTATGTGGCGGCGACGCACTGGGATGACTTCGACCTGCCGCTGGGTCAGGCACACGACCCGAACGGAGGCTTGGAGATCCTGCGCAAGGCAGTGGCGGCGGCGAGTCCGGCCAGCGAGTTCGTGGTCCTGGACCACCTGGGCTCGTTCGTCCCGTAGCCAAGCCGAAGGCCCCCACCGACCGCGGTGGGGGCCTCCGGCGGGAACAGGTCAGCCGCTCTTGCGGCGGAACGTCCGCTTGTTGGCCGCGGGCCCGTGGGCGTGCTGGTTCTTGCCCCCGCCGTTCTCGTGGGCCGCACCCGAGCGCGCGTGGGCCTGCTTGCGCTCCAGCGCCTCCCGGAACTTGCGCTTGACGTCGTCCTCCTCGCCGCTGGGCGACGGGTTCGGTTCACTCATGCCTACCTCCGGAACTGACGACGTGTGACCGCTCCAGCCTGGCACCACTCAAACCGCTTGGCGAGTCGATTACGCCACACCGTCAGCGTTGGGGCGACGGCACTCCGCCGAACTGGACCGACTTCCGCGTCAGCGGGCGGCCGCAGTGGTCGCACAGCAGGATCGGCCGCAGCCGGTTGCCGCATTCGACGTGGTGGAGTGTGATGTCGGGCTCCTGGCCCGCGACCTCGAAGCCGCGCGACCACTCCGCGATGAACGCCAGCGCCGGGAAGAACGCCAGCCCCTTCGCCGTCATCCGGTAGTCGCGCGCGTCCGTGCGCGTGGCCGCCGTGCCGGTGCGCAGCACGCCGACCTCGACCAGCTTGCTCAGCCGGGCCGACAGGACGCTCGGCCCGATGCCCAGCTCGCGCTCGAACTCCGAGAAGTGCCGGCAGCCGAGCAGCGCCGACACCAGCAGGCCCGTCGACCAGCGGTCGCCCAGCAGCTCCATCGTGTCGGGGAAGAACATCATCGGGTCGCCGGCCAGCGACTCCGCGTCCTTGCGGCGGAACCGCTTGGACGCCGTCGCGGCGGCGACGCCGGTGCTGTCCAGCCGCGACGCTCGCACGTCACGCGCGTCGACGCGGCGGCCGCAGGCGCCGCAGCCGAGGGGCGCTGATGTAGCCAGCTCACAGTCGAGGTGGATCAGCGTCGGCAGCACCTCGCGGCGGCCGTCGACCCACTCGCGCTCCCACGCCCAGATCGAGATCAGCAGCGGCCACAGCTCCAGGCCGCGCTCGGTGAGCCGGTACTCGTGCCGCGTGCGGCGCGCGTCCCGGTACGGCTCGCGCGTGAGCATGCCCGCGTCCACCATGTCGCGCAGGCGCCCGGACAGCGCCGTCGGCGAAATCCCCAGCCGCAGGCGCAGCTCCTCGTACCGCCGGAAGCGCAGGAACAGGCTCTGCAGGATGAGCAATGTCCACTGGTCGCCGACCAGCTCGAGCGCCCGGCGGAGCGGATCCCCCGCAGGCCGGATTCGCTGTGCCGTCGCTTCGGTCACCGTCTGTCCCCCTTGTTGCTGAGCGGCCTCAGCGTAGCACCTGACTACAGCTAAAGAAGCCTATTGACACCTGGGTACACAAATCATAGTCTCATCCCCATCAGCCAGCGCGGTGAGCCCGACAGTCAGGGAGCAGCCCGATGACCAGCACCTCCGAACAGCCGCTGATGGTGGCCCGGACGGCGGACACCGGCGAGGCCAACCCCTACCTGCTCGGCGTCTACGCCCCGGTCGGCACCGAGATCGACGCGGAAGACCTGCAGGTCATCGGCGAGATCCCCAAGGACCTCAACGGCGTCTACCTGCGCAACGGCCCCAACCCGCGGTTCGCCCCGGAAGGCCGCTACCACTGGTTCGACGGCGACGGCATGATCCACGCCGTCCACCTGGAGA of the Amycolatopsis sp. NBC_01488 genome contains:
- a CDS encoding MBL fold metallo-hydrolase; protein product: MNTGLSRRGLFGAGAAAASVLAGVSAASAASAASAASAAPATRGTSQMTLRWWGNNGWEIRVGTKTVLIDPWLTRFKTGTYTPAGADPKTPLSVNEALIDGYLDRGELRADHILVTHGHYDHLTDVPYLARRTGATVFGSETHLSLMAALGAPEDQLAIASGGEDLTFDGYSIRILRSLHSATGTRARVPFPGSRTLSRRDRPRVIEDLVEGGTLAYAVSGGGASVLNFGGSNYVESELAGLHPDVVLLPVGGAKVTQYVPRLLRTLGNPRYVAATHWDDFDLPLGQAHDPNGGLEILRKAVAAASPASEFVVLDHLGSFVP
- a CDS encoding DUF5302 domain-containing protein, producing MSEPNPSPSGEEDDVKRKFREALERKQAHARSGAAHENGGGKNQHAHGPAANKRTFRRKSG
- a CDS encoding winged helix-turn-helix transcriptional regulator — encoded protein: MTEATAQRIRPAGDPLRRALELVGDQWTLLILQSLFLRFRRYEELRLRLGISPTALSGRLRDMVDAGMLTREPYRDARRTRHEYRLTERGLELWPLLISIWAWEREWVDGRREVLPTLIHLDCELATSAPLGCGACGRRVDARDVRASRLDSTGVAAATASKRFRRKDAESLAGDPMMFFPDTMELLGDRWSTGLLVSALLGCRHFSEFERELGIGPSVLSARLSKLVEVGVLRTGTAATRTDARDYRMTAKGLAFFPALAFIAEWSRGFEVAGQEPDITLHHVECGNRLRPILLCDHCGRPLTRKSVQFGGVPSPQR